In Asterias rubens chromosome 17, eAstRub1.3, whole genome shotgun sequence, a genomic segment contains:
- the LOC117301648 gene encoding uncharacterized protein LOC117301648 yields the protein MFNNKLLYMRKMESNQGNQTSSYHNLPELRHSITGDRNDNEEASQLKNEYADYLDEVECSITRLIPSLSNMCLKIVDTPRGRSDRILSKIPGLCHLVASFRHQRWLRDVRFNWLVKALTEAERSVSNHIKTTFDPLGNRLQLFRRDTRHIEGEMGTRYDPSILHLPGMLPLPETVDGCDASDWCIAVLAHLINMLLPTTVLDSGLRSSDGQEVMKLYVRRVNACLVQWAPVLVKQCFDIAMVYVWWCRGYISKAVGATLCITALIPNEDLDLDLDGKFEPSFGSLQKGIYFNELGRMMAQADQPEIACRFYCNAVECITDDSFDLHSRILCASAADQGQMDQRHAERAIADWDTVLREPHVPSKIGHAALVSMLHCHTGVCVNLPEKPRADDKNKEWLLQMELRISSLALKNRNCYFHLSLIRALLGVEEGAILAYDKFSRYYQRNEVPGTIACFEQNKNTVNPWRTFSKWLTDRIVETGDKSQAIGCMPLLWRRVLCYPECLQDQKSSSRMFDVCGATPKLKITTDGFLTGTFVGNLPPITSLLLDPYTGAVCFPDQDRPIEVQEWDNLYQKDEGHQPALPAVDPELPFVLNSQGRPNNSHSCGFRADTFIPTPVHLFTNKTTGATCSLLVSNEIVNYNIFGYHQDDYNLYQRSPGIVHHNALLLYRQGSIYLKVDLRSVVLQAGRDAILKCLEENNQFRNRPQTEREVRLILDVCVDRGHQIGPGLLREFINTKQGRLSRLYSHALEDWNEKLIHQCLPPPQVVRVSNIVFVGESTVVLSCLCALEPYKSQRDNVLVFVNCIDDKTFQAPVVHFAGLFDVSASGNLDDSQVSFWEIPKQTDSWKSPGSKVFFAYAQTLSASSIETKNVLVVFDAHGVVLMRQRDTTGVFHGCMSFTTSYGWHILGCDKLKTNLVSLNVREETCERYCCPKIESFQVAGGVAFVANPSGVVVLDAGSLTPLSVIRALGPIKDREMGRRSHDGLLVEREFRFLRVLALTTQREGSSTEFCSESKSNSSTTCSLRIFLGLANRVLILKTTPQSVKTSSSCSTLSVEIMADVALPGIPTEVCYVNQSVGFVVTATVSTERHDMETEILYWFDVSGGLRGVHPLLGSSPHGMLAVKLNNISWDAVRCNNESSSWHLYLDDGYGGICCIQLLKP from the coding sequence atgttcAATAACAAGTTGTTGTATATGAGGAAAATGGAGAGTAACCAAGGCAACCAAACGTCGTCATATCATAATCTACCTGAACTAAGACATAGCATTACTGGCGATAGAAACGACAACGAAGAAGcttcacaattaaaaaatgaatatGCTGATTATTTAGACGAGGTGGAATGTAGCATTACCCGATTGATCCCTTCACTCTCAAACATGTGCCTGAAAATTGTAGACACTCCCCGGGGAAGATCTGACCGGATCCTCAGCAAAATTCCCGGTCTTTGTCATTTAGTGGCGTCGTTTcgtcatcaaagatggctgcGGGACGTACGGTTTAACTGGTTAGTCAAAGCTCTCACGGAGGCAGAACGGTCGGTCAGTAACCATATCAAGACGACCTTTGACCCGCTTGGAAATAGACTGCAACTGTTCCGTCGAGACACTAGACACATAGAGGGTGAGATGGGAACCAGATACGATCCTAGTATTCTCCACCTACCAGGAATGCTCCCCTTACCGGAAACAGTCGATGGTTGTGATGCGAGCGATTGGTGTATAGCTGTCCTAGCGCACCTCATCAACATGCTACTACCGACGACTGTTTTAGATTCAGGATTACGGAGTAGTGATGGCCAGGAGGTTATGAAGCTCTACGTTCGTAGAGTAAATGCATGTCTTGTCCAATGGGCGCCCGTGTTGGTGAAACAATGCTTCGATATTGCAATGGTGTATGTGTGGTGGTGCCGTGGTTATATCAGCAAAGCAGTTGGTGCTACCCTTTGCATCACTGCACTTATCCCAAATGAGGATTTGGATTTGGATCTTGATGGAAAGTTTGAGCCGTCATTTGGAAGCTTGCAAAAAGGGATTTACTTCAATGAGTTGGGGAGGATGATGGCCCAAGCAGACCAACCAGAAATTGCGTGTCGGTTCTACTGTAATGCAGTTGAATGTATCACCGATGATTCGTTCGATCTTCATTCTCGGATACTCTGTGCTTCGGCTGCCGACCAAGGACAGATGGACCAGCGGCACGCAGAGCGGGCCATAGCTGATTGGGACACCGTGTTACGTGAGCCTCACGTCCCATCAAAGATCGGCCACGCCGCGCTGGTGTCCATGTTGCATTGTCATACGGGTGTGTGTGTCAACCTGCCAGAAAAACCACGTGCTGATGATAAGAACAAGGAGTGGTTACTCCAGATGGAGTTACGAATAAGCAGTCTTGCTCTGAAGAATCGAAattgttattttcatttgtCTCTGATTCGAGCTCTCCTTGGGGTCGAAGAAGGGGCGATTCTTGCATACGACAAATTCAGTAGATATTACCAGAGAAACGAGGTACCTGGTACGATTGCATGTTTCGAACAAAACAAGAACACGGTCAATCCGTGgaggacattttcaaaatggctgaccgacCGAATTGTAGAAACGGGAGATAAAAGTCAGGCCATTGGTTGTATGCCGTTGTTATGGAGACGGGTTCTGTGTTACCCGGAGTGCCTTCAAGATCAGAAAAGCTCCAGTCGTATGTTTGATGTTTGTGGAGCTACGCCAAAACTCAAAATAACAACTGATGGTTTTCTGACTGGAACCTTCGTGGGGAACCTTCCACCGATAACATCTCTTCTTCTCGACCCTTACACTGGAGCTGTTTGCTTTCCTGATCAGGATCGACCCATTGAGGTGCAGGAGTGGGATAACCTCTACCAGAAGGATGAAGGCCATCAACCAGCTTTACCAGCAGTCGATCCCGAACTGCCATTTGTTTTAAACAGCCAAGGTAGACCAAATAACTCCCACTCATGTGGATTCCGTGCTGATACATTTATCCCAACTCCAGTCCACCtgttcacaaataaaacaacaggTGCAACTTGCAGCCTGCTCGTCTCAAATGAAATTGTTAATTACAACATCTTTGGGTATCATCAAGACGACTACAACCTCTATCAGAGATCACCTGGAATAGTGCACCACAACGCTTTGTTGTTATACAGACAAGGATCCATATATCTAAAGGTAGACCTGCGATCTGTGGTTCTACAGGCAGGACGAGATGCCATCTTGAAGTGTCTTGAAGAAAACAACCAGTTCAGAAATCGCCCACAGACAGAAAGAGAGGTAAGACTCATCCTCGACGTCTGCGTAGATCGTGGTCACCAGATTGGGCCAGGTTTACTCCGAGAATTCATCAACACAAAACAAGGACGCCTCTCTAGATTATACAGTCATGCACTTGAAGATTGGAACGAGAAGTTGATTCATCAATGTCTGCCCCCTCCTCAGGTCGTTCGAGTGTCCAATATTGTATTTGTTGGGGAAAGCACTGTGGTTCTAAGCTGTCTGTGTGCATTAGAGCCCTACAAATCACAACGAGACAATGTATTAGTATTTGTTAACTGTATTGACGATAAAACTTTCCAGGCTCCAGTTGTACATTTTGCTGGATTGTTTGATGTCTCGGCTTCTGGTAACCTAGACGATTCTCAAGTGTCATTTTGGGAGATTCCTAAGCAGACAGACTCTTGGAAATCTCCTGGTAGCAAGGTCTTCTTTGCATATGCTCAGACACTATCAGCAAGTAGCATTGAAACCAAGAACGTCCTGGTAGTCTTTGATGCACATGGTGTTGTTCTAATGCGACAAAGAGATACAACCGGAGTGTTTCATGGCTGCATGAGCTTCACAACTTCTTATGGGTGGCATATATTGGGTTGTGACAAGCTTAAGACTAATCTGGTCTCTTTGAACGTCCGGGAGGAGACTTGTGAGAGGTACTGCTGCCCTAAGATCGAAAGCTTTCAGGTGGCGGGTGGTGTGGCCTTTGTTGCTAACCCTTCGGGTGTTGTAGTCTTAGACGCTGGTAGTTTAACACCTTTGAGTGTCATTCGAGCCCTGGGCCCAATCAAGGACAGAGAGATGGGCCGAAGAAGTCACGACGGTCTCTTAGTTGAACGAGAATTCCGTTTCTTGCGGGTACTTGCTCTAACTACACAGCGAGAAGGTTCTTCAACAGAATTCTGTTCAGAGTCAAAGAGCAACAGCTCAACAACATGTTCTCTAAGGATCTTTCTGGGTCTTGCTAATCGTGTTCTAATCCTAAAGACAACTCCTCAAAGTGTCAAGACGTCGTCCTCTTGTAGTACATTGTCGGTTGAGATCATGGCTGACGTAGCTTTGCCTGGGATCCCCACTGAGGTGTGCTACGTCAATCAATCTGTTGGCTTTGTTGTCACGGCAACCGTCTCTACGGAGCGCCATGATATGGAGACAGAGATACTGTACTGGTTTGATGTGTCTGGCGGATTACGTGGTGTTCATCCGCTGTTGGGAAGTAGTCCGCACGGCATGCTCGCCGTGAAGTTAAATAATATATCTTGGGACGCGGTGAGATGTAACAACGAATCTTCAAGTTGGCATTTATACCTTGACGATGGCTATGGAGGTATTTGCTGCATTCAGTTGTTAAAGCCTTGA